TCTGGCCGTGGTTCTCGGCGAGGCGCTGCGCGCGCTCGCCGGCCGGCGTACGGCACGGGCCTCGCTGGTGGCACTCCTGCGGCCCTCCAGGCGCATGCGGGTGCTGCCGCAGTGAGCGTGCGGGGCGGCGGAGGCGGCGTAACGGCCGGCCCGTCCGCCGCGACTACAGACATGTGAAAGTGACGCGACTCGCCCTTGAAGGCGTGCTGCTGTTCGTCCCCACGCCCCACCACGACGAGCGCGGCTTCTTCACCCGGACCTTCGACGCGGCGGTCGCCGCCGGGCACGGGCTCGACCCCGCCGCCTTCATCCAGGACAGCCAGTCACGCTCCCGCAAGGGCACCGTCCGCGGCATGCACGGCCGTTCGGGGCGTGGCGAGGCCAAGCTCGTCCGATGCGCCCGCGGCGCCGTCCTGGACGTGCTGGTGGACGCCAGGCCAGGCTCGCCGACCTTCGGCCGCCACCTAACGGTGCTGCTCGACGACGAGACCTTCGCCCATCTGTACGTGCCCCCGGGCCTCCTGCACGGTTACCAGGCGCTGACCGAGGCCGACGTGTGCTACCGCATCGACCGGGAGCACGACCCGTCGGAGGATCTCGCCGTGCGCTACGACGACCCGGATCTCGCGCTGCCGTGGCCGCTGCCGGTCGGCGCGATCAGCGGCCGGGACCTGTCGGCCGGGTCATGGGCCGAGCTGCGCGACCGCCTCGGGGCGTAGCCGGGCACGCGCCGCCTCCGCCGCGGGCGGGGCGGGCGGCGCGGCGGCGTTCTCGGCCTTCAGCGCGCGCAGCAGCGCGCCGGCGGCCCCGATCAGCAGGAACATCAGGCTGGTGACGCCGGGATAGGACAGCAGGTCGAAGGTGGCCGCGCCGACGAGCGGAACCAGCAGGCAGGCGGCGATGGTCAGGGCCAGGTTGCGGACGTTGGGATCGCCGCTGAGCCGCCGCGCGCGCAGCGCGACGACCACCCCGCAGACGATGACGCCGACGAAGGCGACCACGCCGACCACACCGGTCTCCACCAGCGAGAGCAGGTACTGGTTGTCGAACACCTGGTGCTTGTAGGGATACCAGGTCCCGATGCCCCGGCCGAAGAGCGGGTGTTTGGTGACCTCGCTCAGCGCGAACGGGTAGTCGTGCGTGCGGTAGAGGATGCTGTCGTCGGAGCCGGCGTTCGCGAACAGGTTGTAGAAGGTGCCGAGCAGTCCGGGAGCCGCCACCTTCATCAGGCCGAGGAACACGGCGAGCGCCCCGAGACTCACCAGGCAGCGCCTGAGCGGCCAGCCGGTGAACAGCACCGCGCCCACCACGACCATCCCCAGCACGGCCGACCTGGAGACCGAGAACATCAGCCCGGCCGCTATCAGGGCCGCGCACAGCCACCAGCGCCGCCACGGCTCGCCCCGGTCCCGCGCCTGCAGGGCGAAGTGCGCCGCGAACGGCAGGACCATGGAGCAGAAGACGCCGAACTCGATCGGGTGGCCCAGCGTCGCGGCCACCCGGCGCAGGTCCGCCCGCGACATCACGGTCTCGGTGCCCTCGACTGAGGTGTGCCGGAACCCGGGAAGGGACATGTAGGTCGTGGGGTCGAACTCCAGCAGATACTGGCACGTGGCGACGACCGACACGATCGCCCCGGCCACCACGACCGTCTTGAGCACGAAGTCGAGCCGATCCCGTCCCCTGACTCCGTCGCACATCATGAGCACGAGCCCGACGTACCCGGCGAACAGCACCAGGGAGTGGTCCGCCAGGTTGAGCTCGTCCGAGGGCAGGTATCCGAGGCTGGCGAAGCCGTAGCAGGTCAGGAACGCCATCCCGTACGCGAAGATCGCGGTGCGGACGGGGTTGGCGCCCTTGGCGGCGCCGAGGGTGGTCGTGAATTGCGCCAGGAGCCACACGAGGAGGAGCAGGAGGGCGACGACGTCGGCGAGCGTCAGCGACATCGGCAGCCCGCGCAGGACCAGCCGGGCCGGGATGAGCAGCAGGGAGAGCACGAACAGGCAGACGAGCGTCGCACCGTCGGCGCGCCGGCGCGATCCGGGCAGCGGGCTGTCGATCCTCACGGCACTCCCGATGGTCACGGCTGTCATTGCCGGAGCAGCGGCGCCGGCTTCGTCCGCGCGCCGGCTGGATAGGCGGATCCGTTGAGGGACGCCTGCGGCTTCGCGGCACCGGAGCGGCGGGCGCGGCGCGACCGCGCCCAGCTTTCGACGGCGAATGCGGCGGCCATGCTCAGGAACAGGCCCATCGCCAGCGCGACGCACGCCGCCCGCAGCCTGCTGCCCGTCTTCTCCTCCGGGGTTGTCGGCGGCACGACCTCGAACGCCCTGAGATAGGTCGCCCGCGGCGCGCCCAGCGCCCGCTGCTGCTCGACCAGCTTGTCCTGCGCGATCCGGCCGAGCCGCGCCACCACGTCATGGGCCTCCTGCGCCGTCGGGGCCTCCGCGGAGATGACGACGAACGGCAGCGTGATCATCAGCTCCGGGTTGGTGGTGCCGTTGCTGACCTTGAACGTGGTCCGTCCGCCGGGCGTCACCCCCACCCGTTGCGCGACCTCGGCCGAGCTGAGGCCCTGGATGAGGATCGAGGCGGAAAGGCCCAGCCCGCTGTCGACGTTGACCAGCGGGTTCGTCACCGGGTTGGGGAACTTGGGGTCCGCGGGCAGGCTTCCCCCGTCGCGGGGGACGGTCAGCACGAGGCTCGAGGAGCACACGAAGGTCTTCGGGAACATGACGTAGACGCCGGCCGCCCCCGCGAGCACGAGCACGAAGACGGGGAAGGTGACGTACCACCGCCGGAACAGGACGAGGACCGTCGCCCAGAAGTCCATGCGTCAGTCCTTGTCGTCGTCCGTACGCGCGTCTGTGGGCACACTCGCGAAGCGACGGTCGTCGTCGGCGCGCAGCGCCTCGGCCGCGTCCTTCCCCTTCACCGGCTCCGTCACGACGACGATCTCCTGGGTGTCCCACAGGACCACGTCCACGTCGTCGTCCTCGTACGCGGGGACGACGGGAGCGACGTGAACCGCCGGGAGCGCGGCGGCCGGCGGCGCCGGGTCACGCGGGGGTGGCGGGGCCTTGCGGAGCAGCGGGACCCGGCCTCTGCGCGTCAGGGCGTAAACCAGGCCGAGACCCGCGCAGGCGGCCAGGAGGCCGACGCCGGCCGCCACCTGCCACCGCGTGGACAGCATGGCCTCCGGCTTGGAGGGCGGCACGATGTTGGCGACCGTGAGGTAGGTCGAGGGCGGGGCGCCGAGCGTCCGCTGCCACCCGGTCAGCTCGTCGCGGACGCGCCGCTGCGCCTTCGTCAGGACGCCGGAGGCGACATCCGGGGACGGCGCCACGACGCGGATGTAGATGTACGGCCCGCTGATGTCCAGAACCCGGGGGTTGCTGCGCCCGTCGTCGATCGTGATCGTCGTCGGCCCGTCCTTGGGGGCGCCGAGCTGCGTCCACACGTCCTGCGTGTTCATGGACTGGATGACGATGCTCGCGGCCGTCTTCAGCGCGTCGTTGAACTGCAGGAGCGGGTTGCCCCGGGGCAGCGGGCGGTTCGGGTCCCTGGAGTAGACGCCGCCGTTGACGGGCGTGGCCAGCACCAGCGAGGTGTCCGCCTCGTAACGGGTCGGGACGACGAAGAAGGTGACCGTGCCGACCAGGATCGAGATCGCCAGCAGGGGGAGTCCGATCGACCATTTCCGTAGGAGACCGGCGATCGTCGTCCAGAACTCCACGTATCCCCCCGGCCTGTCCAGTGCCGTCGGCCTGCCAGCAGGCGTCCGGACCCTGCTTGGATACATCGTCACGCGCGGCTGTCACGTTACAACGATCCGGTGTCCCGCGCCGGGTGGTTACGTTCGGCGAACTTCCTCCGATATACGTTGCGGCGACCGGTCCGGGCGACGACGGGAGTACGGCGGATGGAGTCCTCTGCGGACCAGGCGACGGCCCCGTCCACCTCCGCCTCCACCCGGGTGACACGTGCGCCCGCGCGTCTGCCGGGCCTCGACGGGATCCGCGGGATCGCGGCCCTGTTCGTGGTCCTGCACCACTGCTGGCTGCTGTCCTTCCCGGGCTTCCCCGCCGGCACGGGCCCCGCGTGGGCCGGTTGGCTCGTCTACGGGCACCTCGCGGTGGTGATGTTCATCGTCCTGTCGGGGTTCTCGCTGGCGGTCTCACCGGCGAGGTCGGGCTGGCGGCTGAACGGTCTCCGCCGGTTCGCCTACCGGCGGGCCTGGCGCATCCTCCCGCCCTACTGGGCGGCCCTGCTGTTCAGCCTCGTGGTCGCGTGGACGCTGATCCCGCAGCCCGGGCAGGGCAGCCCGACCGTGAAGTCCGTCGTCGTCTACGGCCTGCTGGTCCAGGACCTGTTCGGCTCGCCGAGCCCCAACGGCGCCTTCTGGTCCATCGCGGTCGAGGCGCAGCTCTACATCGTGTTCCCGCTGATGCTCCTGGTGCTGCGGCGGGCCGGCGCGGCCGTCCTGCTCGCCGTCCTGACCGTCGTCGTGGCCCTCATCGGACTGCTCGCGCCGAGCGTCCCCGCGGTGGACCTGTTCATGCGGCTGACCCCGCAGTTCGCGGTGCTCTTCGCGATCGGCGCGGTCGCGGCGGGAGTGGCGGCGAAGATGCCGGCGGGCATGCCGGCGGGCATGGTGACGGGCATGGCGGCGCGCGGAGAGGCCCACGAGAACGGGTCGCCGTGGCCGTCGCGTCTCCCCTGGCTGGCCCTGGCCGCCGCGGCGCCCGTCGTCCTGCTGATCGTCGTGCGTGGTCCCGAGTGGACCGTCGGGCACTACTTCTGGGTCGATCTGGCCGTCGGCCCGGCGGCCGGGCTGCTGCTCGCCTCCGTCGCGGCCGGCCGGCCCCGGCCCCTCGTGCGCCTGCTCGACACGCGGGCGCTGCGCCGGCTCGGCTCGTTCTCCTACAGCCTCTATCTCATCCACGCGCCGATCGTGGTGGTGGTGAACCGCCTGGTCCTCGCCCCCCGTCTCGCCCCGGGCGTGACGATGTTCCTGGCCACCCTCGTGCTGACCGTGCCGTTCACGCTGCTCGCGGCGTGGCTTTTCGCGTCGGTCTTCGAGCTGCCGTTCCAGCGCCACCGCGGCTGGGGCGCGCTGCGGGCGGCGGTCCTGCGGCGCTAGCCGCCGCCCGGTTCCTTCGTCTAGAGCGGCAGCTCGGTCTGGCTGTCGGGGCGGCCGACGTACCGTCCGTAGTCGGGGTGGTCGAAGCGGTGCAGCGCGACGATGTTGTCGTTCCACGGCGCGGGCACGGCCCGTTTGTGGCGCAGGCCGTTGATCGGGGCGATCTTCAGGGTCTCGTGCGCCTCGTTGAACTCACTGATGGCCCGCAGCTCGCCGACGTAGTCGTTGTGCAGGATCTGGTCGTCGTCGCCGACGGTGTCGTCCAGGTAGCAGAAGACGCGGGGCAGGAAATACTTGTGGTCGCCCGCGAAGATCCGCAGCGCGGCGGCCGTGGAGGAGTAGAAGTCCACGTCGACGGAGACGAAGCCGATCGGCGCGGGCCGCCTGTCGTCCAGGAACTCCGCCACGGTGTCGGTGATGTTCCCGAGGACCAGGTGGGCCTCGGGCAGTCGCGCGCGCAGGGCCGCGACGTCCATGCTGAAGTCGCCCTCGCGCCAGATGTAGGGCAGGTCGCGGTAGTCGGTCGGCTTCGGCAGGCCCTCTCCCGTGTCGAAGCCGTACACGTCGATCCGCACGCCGGTGGCGGCGGTGGCCAGCCGTGCCTGGCGGCACATCTCGACCAGGCCCGCGCCGCCGGCGACGCCGAACTCGACCACGCTGATGCGGTCGACGCCGAGCCGCCTGGCCAGTTCCGCCGCCTGCTGGACGCCGTAGGCGTAGTGCGGCCGGGGGAACAGGTCGAGGGCGCAGCGCAGCTCGTACGAGCCGAAGGGCAGGCGGCGCATGACGGCGAGAACCGACCGTCCGGGCTGCATGAGCACCCGGACGAGGCGTATCACGTTCCGGTCGAACCCGCTTCGCGGCGAGGACGTCATAGTG
The DNA window shown above is from Microbispora sp. ZYX-F-249 and carries:
- a CDS encoding dTDP-4-dehydrorhamnose 3,5-epimerase family protein, with amino-acid sequence MTRLALEGVLLFVPTPHHDERGFFTRTFDAAVAAGHGLDPAAFIQDSQSRSRKGTVRGMHGRSGRGEAKLVRCARGAVLDVLVDARPGSPTFGRHLTVLLDDETFAHLYVPPGLLHGYQALTEADVCYRIDREHDPSEDLAVRYDDPDLALPWPLPVGAISGRDLSAGSWAELRDRLGA
- a CDS encoding O-antigen ligase family protein, translating into MRIDSPLPGSRRRADGATLVCLFVLSLLLIPARLVLRGLPMSLTLADVVALLLLLVWLLAQFTTTLGAAKGANPVRTAIFAYGMAFLTCYGFASLGYLPSDELNLADHSLVLFAGYVGLVLMMCDGVRGRDRLDFVLKTVVVAGAIVSVVATCQYLLEFDPTTYMSLPGFRHTSVEGTETVMSRADLRRVAATLGHPIEFGVFCSMVLPFAAHFALQARDRGEPWRRWWLCAALIAAGLMFSVSRSAVLGMVVVGAVLFTGWPLRRCLVSLGALAVFLGLMKVAAPGLLGTFYNLFANAGSDDSILYRTHDYPFALSEVTKHPLFGRGIGTWYPYKHQVFDNQYLLSLVETGVVGVVAFVGVIVCGVVVALRARRLSGDPNVRNLALTIAACLLVPLVGAATFDLLSYPGVTSLMFLLIGAAGALLRALKAENAAAPPAPPAAEAARARLRPEAVAQLGP
- a CDS encoding acyltransferase family protein, producing the protein MESSADQATAPSTSASTRVTRAPARLPGLDGIRGIAALFVVLHHCWLLSFPGFPAGTGPAWAGWLVYGHLAVVMFIVLSGFSLAVSPARSGWRLNGLRRFAYRRAWRILPPYWAALLFSLVVAWTLIPQPGQGSPTVKSVVVYGLLVQDLFGSPSPNGAFWSIAVEAQLYIVFPLMLLVLRRAGAAVLLAVLTVVVALIGLLAPSVPAVDLFMRLTPQFAVLFAIGAVAAGVAAKMPAGMPAGMVTGMAARGEAHENGSPWPSRLPWLALAAAAPVVLLIVVRGPEWTVGHYFWVDLAVGPAAGLLLASVAAGRPRPLVRLLDTRALRRLGSFSYSLYLIHAPIVVVVNRLVLAPRLAPGVTMFLATLVLTVPFTLLAAWLFASVFELPFQRHRGWGALRAAVLRR